The sequence below is a genomic window from Bombus fervidus isolate BK054 chromosome 2, iyBomFerv1, whole genome shotgun sequence.
TGCATAGTAAAATGAAGCAATTAATAATTGCAGAAAATGCCACGCAAGCGACGAGCTTCGACGCCGACGTTGGAAGCCGATGAAGAGGAATTCGTTTCGGAAGAAAAGTATAGTAAAGACGATTTGGACAGTCGTGCGCCAAGAAACGCGGCGAATGCGAGGGAACGGGCTCGGATGAGAGTGCTCAGCAAGGCGTTTTGTAGATTAAAGACAACTTTACCTTGGGTACCAGCTGATACGAAGCTCAGCAAATTGGATACCCTTCGTTTAGCAGCTACTTACATCGCTCATCTTCGAGCGGTTCTACGAGATGACGGGGATGCGCACTCGGAGACAACCAGATCCTTATCTTTGGCGTTGGTAAGTTTTACTTGTGCAATTTAGTTTAATTGTTTTGATAAAACACTAAAAAGATGTTTATGTTAATCGAAACGCGTGTGATAGGCTTTTATGTAACGTAGCGTAGTatggtttttaatttattgcttAGTGTGTTCTGAAAGTCTTCCATtgtaattgtttatttttttttttttttatttattttattgtaagtTATTATTAGCTTCCTGTTTTTTCGTGCGTATTATCTTATCCActgtcttcttcttttcttgaaaattctcTACGATCGCTTCACAATTCAGGAAACAATCGATTCCttttactttgtaattttctttatttgctTACTGTGTTTCTCCTGCTTCTTTCAATACACACGatcaatttctatttattttgtcTGATCAGCTTCTAAAAATTAGTTTTCGACCGACTATCGCCCTTTTGAGTGTCCTAAATAGATTGCAGTCATTAATGTGGGTATTTTTACTTCTTATGATTGAAGGGTTTCAGTCGTAAAAGAAGATGATCTGTACAAGTAAATACACAAACCGAAGGATTTTTGAAGCTCCGATGTATTTTAGACAATACAAAATTGTCGTTATTTCAGAATGGGTTTTACAAGTGAATGTACTAGAAGATACGCGTAAGATGACGTGTAACACGTGAATATGTTGatgttgataaaaatatcaagatttttatttaactgtGTGATCATTCGTGAGAATCGATTCAAcgcaataataatagtaatacaataacataataatatagtattgttaaaattaaaagattctttttttcttttaatgttCAAAGTTACTTGCCTTAAACATtgttattatacaaattttggaACTACATTAACCATCTAAAAATAAGCGGAGCAAATTTTCGAGTTTTCTGCATAATTGCGATTTTCAGTGTCACGATTACGAGTTCGTAAAATAACAGAGAATCCAGGTGGATCCAGTCGGCGTCACAACGCGTCGTCTTCGCAGACACGTTCTCTGTTTACGTCTCTCCAGGTGGATCGAATCACCCTCAAAGCTTCTACCCGTCTTTAGTTAGTTCCATTATTTGGAGAACAACCGTTTATTCCTTTTGCATTACGGGCCAATCGAATTTACatccttcttcttgttttTACGACCGACCAAAATTGttctttaataaaagaaagattgaAAATGATTTAAGGTAgcgtaaaaaaaattatagtaaaaaattaactcTAAATTGAACgttcattttattacaaaatcgtCAGATAAAATTTGTAACGCGCGGAAGAAAAACGTTTTTGAACGATACGAGCTTCTCGAGTTCGCTTTAACGTTTCTTCGGTGGAAAGAATGGACAATTTCAAAGGAAGCTTTGACTAAATTTtttctcaatattttttatagtctTGGCCGTTTGCTCTTCAAGGTGGGAACGCTTCTATGTTGATGAACAACAGTTGCAACGTATCATCGTCAACGTCGTCTAGTTCTAATCAGTACCGTGGTCAGCAGGGAAACCATGAGATCCAGAATTTCCATCATTCTGGACATCAGAGCGTGTCACTGCGTCATAATCACGAGCCACAACTTTCCTATTTCTAATACATCTGTCAGTGAAGACATTAAAGAGAATATTgtgagaaataaaagaacgtTTTGCTCGCCAACGAGAAGTTTCTTCGTTCACAAGAGCACTACATAGATCGATTAATAATCGAGAAAATCTATTTATTGCAGGGTGCCTTACTATTCtgctatttatttatctactcatttatgtttgaaaatatattattataatatctagATATCGTAAATATCATTGTAACCAAAGCATAAGCGCTAGTCCAATAaagtatttctataaattataaactacGATGATTATATGTTTCCAAACTTCTTCTCCcgcaattaatttatttaacttggaaatgaaaatctgagacgtaattttattaataaatacgtGATTATGAtgatattttacgattaaCTTAACAAAAGTTGGAGAATTTTTATGCTAGTTTAAATAAGAgttttaatatgtatttcgaataataaaaaaagataggaaaatattaaaattaatcgatcgatatttttataaatttaaattaattttcatttaactgaatttaatctaaaaaatttaaatgacaCGATAATAAAGGAATAATATGATAACTCATTCGAGAAGATAGCGCGATAATGTTTCATCTATAATTACTTTCACATACTATGTTCCCTTaacgtaattaatttaatatcacgAAGCCGAAATCTCGTTCGATCTcggaaattcaaaaaattatcattaaaatagCATTCCGTGTAATTCCGAAGATATTAATTCCGCGGAAATTTCGAAGTgtgttgaaaaaatttatgCTCCTTCCGGAATGGAAACAGAGGAAGGACGTGGTAAGAAAAGATGGATAAAGAACGTTAAGTTAAATAAACACCACGAAGGGCTTTTTGTATAAACCCaaaactaaaataatatatctcgTTCCATCTACAAATCGGCCGAGGTTGGGCGTATCGTTTAGACCCCTCATATGTCAATACAAACCATCTCTCGAACTTTGTGAATCATATGTTCCTTTCCATACTTGTGTGAACgttctcaaaaaaaaaaagatgttttGCGCATTGTACTATTAATGTCCGTGAAAAATGAATCAACTTCTCCGTTTCGCTTGAACATCTATTTCATTGAGGACGTAAAACATTACAAAGTTTATGAATATCGTTCTACGCAGTTTTACTTCCttctttaagaaaaattaataagtaCTACGGAGAGTGTGCGAGAATGttacttaaaattattaaaaattctaataaacttGTAATGGACGTACCAATACATTTACGACGTATCtatgttataaatttaacgttttataggtaaagaagaataaagtgaagaattttaaaaagttgcCATTACGCTATTTCAGCACGTGCATATTAGTTTGAATCTTATTTCCAAAACGAATAACTTTTAACGCTATTTATTAATAGTGtctttatcttattttctgttgaattaataatgttgaatatgatgtgaaaataatgaaagaatTTAATACAGAAATTCATTCAATATCGTGTATGCTATGTATCGTCTATGTTAATATCCTATTTTTTCAGTTCCTGATATAtctacataataataaaaggtaTTGTAgcataaacgagaaataataCAGATTTGGTACTTTATTAAACCTCGAGGTTAATGTTCTGGAATGCCGACCACCAAAAAATCAGAATATTTCTTACTCTCTAGGATATTCGTCGTCTCAATCGTAGATTATTCATCGTCGATAAGGATGGCATCTATAATGTACACCTCGTCTATACTATGCAACGTCAGGTTACATGCTCTGCAGTATCGATCATTCAAAAGGTTTTCATTACGCCCCctgcaatttataattttgcgtCGAGTGTAATTACTAGTTCGTTTGAACACGCTCcgtttatttaaacaaaattttagttGGTGTTTGATTAAATAAACTTCTAGATCGAACTCCTTTGTCTGAACGTGAATTACTATCATTTGAACGAGAAATCGTAAGTAGTAAGGGGAATCAGTAAgttcttattatataaattttagttatacGAAGTATTTATGACTGTCCCGTGACAGGTTCGAATAAACGAAATCCACTGTATATTCGATTCGAACACGGA
It includes:
- the Hlh54f gene encoding basic helix-loop-helix domain-containing transcription factor HLH54F translates to MPRKRRASTPTLEADEEEFVSEEKYSKDDLDSRAPRNAANARERARMRVLSKAFCRLKTTLPWVPADTKLSKLDTLRLAATYIAHLRAVLRDDGDAHSETTRSLSLALSWPFALQGGNASMLMNNSCNVSSSTSSSSNQYRGQQGNHEIQNFHHSGHQSVSLRHNHEPQLSYF